The following coding sequences lie in one Klebsiella huaxiensis genomic window:
- a CDS encoding YfiM family lipoprotein, with protein MRIIVIIALLLLLTGCSHMANDSWKGQDKAQHFLASAMLSAAGNEYAQHQGYSRDRSAAIGFMFSVSLGASKELWDSRPAGSGWSWKDFAWDVAGATTGYAVWQLAHQ; from the coding sequence ATGCGCATTATCGTGATTATCGCTCTGCTATTATTGCTAACCGGTTGTAGTCATATGGCTAATGACTCCTGGAAAGGCCAGGATAAAGCACAGCATTTCCTCGCCTCAGCAATGCTCTCTGCTGCAGGTAATGAATATGCCCAGCACCAGGGCTATAGCCGCGATCGTAGTGCAGCTATCGGTTTTATGTTTTCCGTGAGCTTAGGTGCATCTAAAGAGTTGTGGGACAGCCGCCCCGCAGGAAGCGGCTGGAGTTGGAAAGATTTCGCCTGGGATGTAGCGGGTGCCACTACAGGCTATGCCGTATGGCAGCTGGCCCATCAATAA
- a CDS encoding bifunctional acetate--CoA ligase family protein/GNAT family N-acetyltransferase has product MSQRGLEALLRPKSIVVIGASMKPQRAGYLMMRNLLAGGFNGPVLPVTPTWKAVQGVLAWPTIDSLPFTPDLAVLCTNARRNLDLLEALGQKGCKTCIILSSIPDQYPALLKCAARYQMRLLGPNSLGLLAPWQGLNASFSPVPIHRGKLAFISQSAAVSNTILDWAQQREMGFSYFIALGDSLDIDVDDLLDFLARDSKTSAILLYLEHISDARRFVSAARSASRNKPILVIKSGRSPAAQKLLHVNSGMDPAWDAAIQRAGLLRVQDTHELFSAVETLSHMRPLRGEKLMIISNGAAPAALALDELWLRNGKLAALSEETSDKLRQALPAGIDIANPLDLRDDASSEHYLNALNALLDSHDYDALLVIHAPSAAAPGTESALALIDALKRHPRGKYVTVLTNWCGEFSSQEARRLFSDAGLPTYRTPEGTITAFMHMVEYRRNQKQLRETPVLSDSLTANTAEARDLLQRAINEGATSLDTHEVSPVLRAYGIHTLPTWIAADSAEAVHIAEQIGYPVALKLRSPDIPHKSEVQGVMLYLRTAIEVQQAADAIIDRVKMTWPQARIHGLLVQSMANRAGAQELRVVVEHDPVFGPLIMLGEGGVEWRAEDQAAVALPPLNMNLARYLVIQAIKSKKMRGRSALRPLDIPGLSQLLVQVSNLIVDCPEIQRLDIHPLLASGHEFTALDVTLSLAPFTGDSESRLAVRPYPQQQEEWVVMKNGERCLFRPILPEDEPQLLAFIGQVTKEDLYYRYFSEINEFTHDDLANMTQIDYDREMAFVAVRATAEGNEILGVTRAISDPDNIDAEFAVLVRSDLKGLGLGRRLLEKLIAYTQNHGLQRLNGITMPNNKGMIGLARKLGFTVDIQLEDGIVSLSLQLAPAQS; this is encoded by the coding sequence ATGAGCCAACGAGGTCTGGAAGCATTGCTGCGGCCAAAGTCGATAGTCGTAATTGGCGCATCAATGAAACCACAGCGTGCCGGTTATCTGATGATGCGCAACCTGCTGGCTGGCGGGTTTAATGGCCCTGTGCTTCCTGTGACGCCAACCTGGAAAGCGGTTCAGGGCGTGCTGGCCTGGCCGACTATCGACAGCCTGCCATTTACACCCGATCTTGCTGTGCTGTGCACTAATGCCCGGAGAAACCTTGATTTGCTGGAAGCCTTGGGGCAAAAAGGGTGTAAAACCTGCATCATTCTGTCTTCAATACCCGACCAATATCCTGCGCTGCTTAAGTGTGCCGCCCGCTATCAAATGCGGCTGCTCGGGCCAAACAGTCTCGGCCTGCTTGCGCCATGGCAGGGGCTCAATGCCAGCTTTTCTCCGGTTCCAATTCATCGCGGTAAACTGGCGTTTATTTCCCAGTCAGCAGCGGTCTCCAACACTATCCTCGACTGGGCGCAGCAGCGAGAGATGGGTTTTTCTTACTTTATAGCACTGGGTGACAGTCTGGATATCGACGTCGATGATTTACTCGACTTCCTGGCTCGCGATAGCAAGACTAGCGCCATTCTGCTCTACCTTGAGCATATTAGTGATGCCCGACGTTTTGTTTCGGCGGCGCGTAGCGCATCGCGTAATAAACCTATCCTGGTGATTAAAAGCGGGCGTAGTCCGGCGGCGCAGAAACTGCTGCACGTTAATTCAGGGATGGATCCTGCATGGGATGCTGCTATTCAGCGTGCGGGCTTATTGCGGGTACAGGACACGCATGAGCTGTTCTCCGCTGTCGAAACCCTCAGCCATATGCGCCCACTGCGCGGCGAGAAACTGATGATTATCAGCAACGGAGCGGCTCCGGCTGCGCTGGCGTTGGATGAGCTCTGGCTGCGAAATGGTAAACTTGCTGCTCTCAGCGAAGAGACCAGCGACAAACTGCGCCAAGCATTACCTGCTGGCATCGATATCGCCAACCCCTTAGATCTCCGCGATGATGCCAGTAGCGAGCATTACCTTAATGCGCTGAACGCCCTGCTTGATAGCCATGACTATGATGCACTGCTGGTGATCCATGCCCCAAGTGCCGCCGCACCGGGAACGGAAAGCGCACTGGCGCTAATTGATGCCCTGAAACGCCACCCACGCGGTAAATACGTTACCGTTCTCACCAACTGGTGTGGCGAATTCTCTTCTCAGGAAGCACGGCGTTTGTTTAGCGATGCGGGCCTACCGACTTATCGGACTCCCGAGGGCACTATTACTGCCTTTATGCACATGGTGGAATACCGACGTAACCAAAAACAGCTCCGGGAAACGCCGGTTCTGTCAGACTCGTTAACCGCCAACACTGCTGAAGCCCGAGACTTGCTGCAACGCGCAATCAATGAAGGCGCAACGTCGCTGGATACCCATGAAGTGAGCCCCGTTCTGCGCGCTTATGGCATCCATACTCTGCCGACGTGGATTGCTGCCGATAGTGCTGAAGCAGTACATATCGCCGAGCAGATTGGTTATCCGGTGGCGCTGAAGCTACGCTCGCCGGATATCCCCCATAAGTCAGAAGTTCAGGGGGTTATGCTTTATCTACGTACTGCCATCGAAGTACAGCAGGCGGCGGATGCTATTATCGATCGCGTGAAAATGACCTGGCCGCAGGCGCGTATTCACGGACTGCTGGTACAAAGTATGGCCAACCGCGCCGGGGCACAGGAGCTTCGAGTGGTAGTGGAGCACGATCCGGTCTTCGGGCCACTGATCATGCTGGGTGAAGGCGGCGTCGAGTGGCGTGCAGAAGATCAGGCTGCCGTCGCGCTACCGCCGTTGAATATGAACCTGGCGCGCTATCTGGTCATTCAGGCAATCAAGAGTAAAAAAATGCGCGGTCGCAGCGCGCTACGACCATTAGACATTCCTGGCCTGAGTCAATTGCTGGTACAGGTATCTAATTTAATTGTCGACTGCCCGGAGATTCAGCGCCTGGACATCCATCCTTTACTCGCTTCCGGTCACGAGTTTACTGCGCTTGATGTCACGTTAAGTCTTGCCCCTTTTACCGGGGATAGCGAAAGCCGCCTGGCCGTGCGTCCCTATCCGCAACAGCAGGAAGAGTGGGTGGTAATGAAAAATGGCGAACGTTGCCTGTTTCGCCCTATTCTTCCAGAAGATGAGCCGCAGTTGCTGGCCTTTATCGGACAAGTAACGAAGGAAGATCTTTACTATCGTTACTTCAGCGAAATCAATGAATTTACGCATGACGATTTAGCCAATATGACGCAGATAGACTACGATCGAGAAATGGCTTTTGTTGCCGTGCGTGCAACGGCAGAGGGAAATGAGATCCTCGGGGTAACTCGCGCGATCTCCGACCCGGATAATATTGATGCCGAGTTTGCCGTGCTGGTACGCTCCGACCTGAAAGGTCTGGGCTTAGGCCGTAGGCTACTAGAAAAATTAATTGCTTATACGCAAAACCACGGTCTGCAACGACTTAACGGCATCACAATGCCTAACAATAAAGGCATGATAGGCCTTGCCAGAAAGCTGGGATTTACGGTTGATATCCAGTTGGAAGATGGAATTGTCAGTTTGTCTCTACAACTTGCACCAGCGCAATCATAA
- a CDS encoding tRNA-uridine aminocarboxypropyltransferase, giving the protein MTDNAVLRLRAERLARATRPFLARGNRIHRCQRCLLPLKQCLCETLNPVAASSRFCLVMFDTEPMKPSNTGRLIADTLPNTEAFQWSRTEPPQALLDLVTNPHYQPMVVFPASYAGTERQVLDAPPGGKPPLFIMLDGTWPEARKMFRKSPWLDALPIISVDLSRISAYHLREAHAQGQYCTAEVAIALLDLAGDKPAATALGEHFSLFRARYLAGKTQHKGSITAYQTENV; this is encoded by the coding sequence ATGACTGATAACGCCGTCCTTCGTCTTCGCGCTGAACGCCTCGCTCGCGCCACCCGTCCTTTCCTTGCTCGCGGCAACCGCATTCACCGCTGCCAGCGTTGCTTGCTGCCGTTGAAACAGTGCCTTTGCGAGACCCTCAACCCGGTTGCCGCTTCCAGTCGTTTTTGTCTGGTAATGTTCGATACCGAGCCGATGAAGCCCAGCAATACCGGGCGCCTTATTGCCGATACTCTTCCGAATACCGAAGCGTTCCAGTGGTCACGCACCGAGCCGCCACAGGCGTTGCTTGATTTAGTCACCAATCCCCATTACCAACCAATGGTGGTTTTTCCTGCTTCTTATGCCGGCACCGAACGCCAGGTGCTTGATGCACCACCTGGGGGCAAACCACCGCTATTTATTATGCTCGATGGTACCTGGCCCGAAGCTCGAAAAATGTTCCGTAAAAGCCCCTGGCTGGATGCACTGCCGATTATTTCCGTTGACCTGTCCCGTATCTCTGCTTACCACCTGCGGGAAGCCCATGCGCAAGGGCAATACTGCACTGCCGAAGTGGCGATTGCATTGCTGGATCTCGCGGGAGATAAACCCGCAGCCACAGCGCTTGGCGAGCACTTTAGCTTGTTCAGGGCCCGCTATCTGGCAGGAAAAACGCAGCATAAGGGCAGCATCACAGCATACCAGACAGAAAACGTTTAA
- the pssA gene encoding CDP-diacylglycerol--serine O-phosphatidyltransferase, which produces MLSKFKRNKHQQHLAQLPKLSQSVDDIEFFYAPADFRQALLAKIAQATQRICIIALYLEQDDGGKGILQALYDAKRQRPELDVRVLVDWHRAQRGRIGAAASNTNADWYCRMAQENPGVDIPVYGVPVNTREALGVLHFKGFIVDDCVLYSGASLNDVYLHQHDKYRYDRYQCIRNGKMADVMFDWVENNLVQGRGVNRLDKADRPKSPEIKNDIRQYRQELRDSSYHFLGDADEDQLSVTPLVGLGKSSLLNKTIFHLMPCAEHKLTICTPYFNLPALLVRNIIQLLRSGKKVEIIVGDKTANDFYIPEDQPFKIIGALPYLYEINLRRFLSRLQYYVNTDQLIVRLWKDDDNSYHLKGMWVDDEWMLLTGNNLNPRAWRLDLENAILIHDPKHQLGAVREKELNLIRKHTTIVQHYRDLQSIADYPVKVRKLIRRLRRIRIDRLISRIL; this is translated from the coding sequence ATGTTGTCAAAATTTAAACGAAATAAACATCAACAACACCTTGCCCAACTCCCTAAGCTTTCTCAGTCAGTTGATGATATCGAGTTTTTTTACGCTCCCGCAGATTTTCGGCAAGCGTTACTGGCAAAGATAGCTCAAGCCACCCAGCGTATTTGTATTATTGCGCTCTATCTGGAACAGGATGATGGCGGCAAAGGAATTTTGCAGGCACTGTATGACGCTAAACGTCAGCGTCCAGAATTAGATGTTCGGGTACTGGTCGACTGGCATCGAGCCCAGCGTGGTCGTATAGGTGCCGCGGCCTCAAACACCAATGCCGATTGGTATTGCCGTATGGCGCAGGAAAATCCCGGCGTCGATATTCCGGTTTATGGCGTTCCGGTAAATACCCGGGAGGCACTCGGCGTTCTCCATTTCAAAGGTTTTATCGTTGATGATTGCGTTCTCTACAGCGGCGCGAGTCTGAATGATGTTTACCTGCATCAACACGATAAGTATCGCTATGACCGCTACCAGTGCATTCGCAACGGTAAAATGGCCGATGTTATGTTCGATTGGGTTGAGAATAACCTGGTGCAAGGTCGTGGGGTTAATCGCCTGGACAAGGCCGATCGACCGAAAAGTCCGGAAATCAAAAATGATATCCGTCAGTATCGTCAGGAACTTCGCGATAGCAGCTACCATTTTCTCGGCGACGCAGATGAAGATCAGTTATCAGTAACACCACTGGTTGGCTTAGGCAAATCAAGCCTGCTGAATAAAACTATCTTCCATCTGATGCCCTGTGCAGAGCACAAGTTGACCATCTGCACACCTTATTTCAACCTACCCGCTCTACTAGTGCGTAATATCATTCAGCTACTACGTAGCGGAAAGAAAGTTGAAATTATTGTCGGCGATAAAACGGCCAACGATTTCTATATCCCAGAAGATCAGCCGTTTAAAATCATCGGCGCACTTCCCTATCTCTATGAAATTAATCTGCGTCGCTTCCTGAGTCGACTGCAGTATTATGTCAACACTGACCAACTGATTGTCCGTTTATGGAAAGATGACGATAACAGCTACCACCTGAAAGGCATGTGGGTTGATGACGAATGGATGTTGCTGACGGGAAATAACCTGAACCCTCGCGCATGGCGACTTGATCTGGAAAATGCCATTCTTATCCACGATCCGAAACATCAACTTGGCGCAGTGCGTGAAAAAGAGCTTAATCTCATTCGCAAGCATACGACAATCGTCCAACACTACCGTGATTTGCAAAGCATTGCTGATTACCCGGTAAAAGTTCGCAAGCTGATTAGGCGTCTGAGACGTATCCGAATCGACCGTCTTATTAGCCGTATCCTCTGA
- a CDS encoding MFS transporter, translating into MTESSIHERGSLDHADTRRRIWAIVGASSGNLVEWFDFYVYSFCSLYFAHIFFPSGNTTTQLLQTAGVFAAGFLMRPIGGWLFGRIADRRGRKASMLISVCMMCFGSLVIACLPGYATIGTWAPALLLLARLFQGLSVGGEYGTSATYMSEVAVEGKKGFYASFQYVTLIGGQLLAVLVVVALQQILSDEDLHAWGWRIPFALGAVLAIVALWLRRQLDETSKQETRALKEAGSFKGLWRNRKAFIMVLGFTAAGSLSFYTFTTYMQKYLVNTAGMTAGTASMIMTAALFVYMLVQPLFGALSDKIGRRTSMLCFGVLVTVFTVPILNALQSVSSPYAAFALVICALLIVSFYTSISGILKAEMFPAQVRALGVGLSYAVANALFGGSAEYVALSLKSAGIEHAFYWYVTVMGAIAFLVSLTLHRKGKGLRL; encoded by the coding sequence ATGACAGAAAGTAGCATTCACGAACGCGGATCGCTTGATCATGCTGATACCCGGCGTCGTATATGGGCAATTGTGGGGGCATCATCAGGGAATCTGGTTGAGTGGTTTGATTTTTACGTCTATTCGTTTTGCTCACTCTATTTCGCACACATCTTCTTTCCTTCGGGAAATACCACCACGCAATTGTTACAAACGGCGGGGGTGTTTGCTGCCGGTTTTCTGATGCGTCCTATCGGAGGGTGGTTATTCGGACGCATTGCCGATCGTCGCGGACGTAAAGCTTCTATGCTGATTTCGGTATGCATGATGTGCTTCGGATCGCTGGTGATTGCTTGTCTACCGGGATATGCCACTATCGGGACCTGGGCTCCGGCATTGCTGCTGCTGGCACGCCTGTTCCAGGGCCTTTCCGTCGGCGGAGAATACGGCACCAGCGCAACCTACATGAGTGAAGTTGCGGTGGAAGGTAAGAAAGGTTTTTACGCTTCATTTCAGTATGTCACGTTGATTGGTGGCCAACTTCTGGCGGTGCTTGTTGTTGTCGCATTACAGCAGATCCTTAGTGATGAAGATCTTCATGCCTGGGGATGGCGCATCCCCTTTGCCCTTGGCGCCGTATTAGCCATCGTTGCTCTGTGGCTGCGTCGTCAATTAGATGAAACCTCTAAACAGGAAACTCGTGCGCTAAAAGAGGCGGGTTCGTTTAAAGGGCTATGGCGTAACCGTAAGGCATTTATTATGGTACTCGGTTTTACTGCCGCTGGTTCGTTAAGCTTTTATACCTTTACAACCTATATGCAAAAATACTTGGTCAACACTGCTGGTATGACGGCGGGTACTGCCAGCATGATCATGACCGCAGCCTTGTTCGTTTATATGTTGGTTCAACCGCTTTTTGGTGCTCTTTCGGATAAGATTGGCCGCCGAACCTCAATGCTCTGCTTCGGCGTATTGGTTACCGTCTTTACCGTTCCTATCCTGAATGCATTGCAGAGTGTGAGTTCACCGTATGCAGCATTTGCTTTGGTTATATGTGCGTTGCTGATAGTGAGTTTCTATACTTCAATTAGCGGGATCCTGAAGGCCGAAATGTTTCCGGCTCAGGTACGTGCCTTAGGGGTTGGATTATCTTATGCGGTTGCCAACGCGCTCTTTGGCGGCTCAGCGGAGTATGTCGCGCTGTCGTTAAAATCGGCCGGAATCGAGCACGCCTTTTACTGGTATGTGACCGTAATGGGGGCAATAGCTTTCCTGGTCTCCTTGACTTTGCACCGCAAAGGTAAAGGTCTGCGTTTGTAG
- the trxC gene encoding thioredoxin TrxC has product MNTVCASCQALNRIPDDRSADGAKCGRCGHDLFDGDVINATGATLDKLLKDDLPVVVDFWAPWCGPCRNFAPIFEDVAEERSGEMRFVKVNTEMERELSARFRIRSIPTIMMFKNGEVIDMLSGAVPKAPFDSWLNEAGQQ; this is encoded by the coding sequence ATGAATACCGTTTGTGCCAGTTGTCAGGCTCTGAACCGCATCCCAGACGATCGTAGCGCTGATGGCGCAAAATGTGGGCGCTGCGGTCACGATCTTTTTGACGGCGACGTAATCAACGCGACCGGGGCAACGCTGGATAAACTACTGAAGGACGATCTCCCCGTCGTTGTCGATTTCTGGGCGCCATGGTGCGGCCCCTGCCGTAACTTCGCGCCGATCTTTGAAGATGTAGCTGAAGAACGTAGTGGCGAAATGCGTTTCGTGAAAGTGAATACCGAAATGGAACGAGAACTCAGCGCTCGCTTTCGCATTCGTAGCATCCCGACCATTATGATGTTTAAAAATGGCGAAGTCATCGATATGCTGAGCGGTGCCGTCCCTAAAGCGCCTTTCGATAGCTGGCTAAACGAAGCCGGCCAGCAGTAA
- a CDS encoding tRNA/rRNA methyltransferase: protein MSDELKNKSGKVKVMYVRSDDDSEKRTQNPRTGKGGGRPGKSRVDGRNRPARDERSSRGGDRKRDDRKRDDFGGEGSSPWRTVSRVPGEENPVKADHGGISGKSFIDPEVLRRQRAEETRVYGENACQALFQSRPDAIVRAWFIQSVTPRFKEALRWMAANRKAYHVVDEAELAKASGTEHHGGVCFLIKKRHGTSVEQWVAKADAEDCVLALEDVGNPHNLGAIMRSCAHFGVKGVVVQDAGVLESGAAIRTAEGGAEHVEPITGDSFIDTLERFRSAGYAIVSTSSHNGTPLFKAELPKKMVLVLGQESDGLSDAAISSADLNVAIEGTGNVESLNVSVATGVLLAEWWRQNKA, encoded by the coding sequence ATGAGCGACGAACTGAAAAATAAAAGCGGCAAGGTCAAAGTGATGTATGTCCGCAGTGATGATGATTCTGAGAAACGCACCCAAAACCCGCGTACCGGGAAAGGGGGAGGTCGTCCAGGAAAATCACGCGTTGACGGCCGCAACCGCCCTGCGCGCGATGAAAGAAGTAGCCGCGGTGGTGACCGTAAACGTGACGATCGCAAGCGTGATGATTTCGGTGGTGAAGGCTCGTCTCCGTGGCGTACCGTGTCTCGTGTGCCTGGAGAAGAAAATCCGGTAAAAGCCGATCACGGTGGGATCAGCGGTAAAAGCTTTATCGATCCGGAAGTGTTGCGTCGTCAGCGTGCGGAAGAGACCCGCGTTTATGGTGAAAATGCCTGCCAGGCCTTATTCCAGAGCCGTCCAGATGCCATCGTGCGTGCCTGGTTTATCCAGAGCGTAACGCCTCGCTTTAAAGAAGCTCTGCGCTGGATGGCGGCAAATCGCAAAGCCTATCACGTTGTTGATGAAGCTGAACTGGCTAAAGCTTCAGGTACTGAACATCATGGCGGCGTTTGCTTCCTGATTAAAAAGCGCCATGGCACATCGGTTGAACAGTGGGTTGCTAAAGCTGATGCTGAAGATTGCGTTCTGGCGCTGGAAGATGTGGGTAATCCCCATAACCTCGGCGCGATCATGCGTAGCTGCGCGCATTTCGGCGTTAAAGGCGTTGTTGTGCAGGATGCTGGAGTACTGGAGTCCGGTGCCGCAATCCGTACAGCAGAAGGTGGCGCAGAGCACGTTGAACCGATCACTGGCGATAGCTTCATTGATACGCTCGAGAGATTCCGCAGCGCGGGTTACGCGATTGTTTCTACTTCCAGCCATAATGGTACTCCGCTGTTTAAAGCCGAGCTGCCGAAGAAGATGGTGCTGGTGTTAGGGCAAGAGAGTGATGGTCTGTCCGATGCGGCGATCTCCAGTGCCGATCTGAATGTGGCTATCGAAGGGACTGGTAATGTGGAGAGCCTGAACGTTTCTGTTGCTACCGGCGTATTGCTGGCAGAGTGGTGGCGTCAGAATAAGGCTTGA